A DNA window from Macadamia integrifolia cultivar HAES 741 chromosome 4, SCU_Mint_v3, whole genome shotgun sequence contains the following coding sequences:
- the LOC122076152 gene encoding transcription factor PIF1-like: protein MFFFFFFFLLQKNVESMDAKKQVRGSTSVRRARAAEVHNLSERKRRDRINEKMKALQELIPRCNKSDKASMLDEAIEYLKSLQLQVQMMSMGCSMVHMMFPGVQQYIPPMGLGMGLGMGMGIDMGMNRPMLPFPSMLPGSAMPNRAAAAHLSPGLPLPPFHLSTVSTPGQSRMQAPNQLDPATESMGVQSLNQQQVPSSASISTVPWPPPDPDSGHGPAKHRKGS, encoded by the exons atgttttttttttttttttttttcctgttgcaAAAGAATGTGGAATCCATGGATGCGAAAAAACAAGTTCGTGGGTCGACATCAGTGAGAAGAGCTCGTGCTGCGGAAGTCCACAATCTCTCAGAAAGG AAGCGTCGAGACAggataaatgagaaaatgaaggcCTTGCAAGAACTCATTCCCAGATGCAACAAG tcaGACAAAGCGTCGATGCTGGATGAAGCAATAGAGTACTTGAAGTCTCTACAGTTACAAGTGCAG ATGATGTCCATGGGATGCAGCATGGTACATATGATGTTCCCCGGTGTCCAGCAGTACATTCCTCCGATGGGCTTGGGGATGGGgctggggatggggatgggcaTTGATATGGGTATGAACAGACCAATGCTGCCATTTCCTTCGATGTTACCTGGCTCAGCCATGCCTAACCGAGCTGCAGCAGCTCATCTTAGTCCAGGTCTCCCTTTGCCTCCATTTCATCTATCCACTGTTTCTACTCCCGGTCAATCCAGAATGCAAGCACCGAACCAGTTAGATCCAGCAACGGAATCAATGGGTGTCCAGAGTCTCAACCAGCAACAGGTCCCAAGTTCTGCTTCCATATCAACAGTACCTTGGCCTCCACCAGATCCAG ATTCAGGCCATGGACCAGCCAAGCACCGGAAAGGGAGTTGA